The following coding sequences are from one Neovison vison isolate M4711 chromosome X, ASM_NN_V1, whole genome shotgun sequence window:
- the TSC22D3 gene encoding TSC22 domain family protein 3 isoform X3: MNAEMYQTPMEVAVYQLHNFNISFFSSLLGGDVVSVKLDNSASGASVVAIDNKIEQAMDLVKNHLMYAVREEVEILKEQIRELVEKNSQLERENTLLKTLASPEQLEKFQSRLSPEEPVPDTPQAPEAPGGSAV; the protein is encoded by the exons ATGAATGCCGAAATGTATCAGACCCCCATGGAGGTGGCGGTCTATCAGCTGCACAATTTCAAcatctccttcttctcttccctgcTTGGAGGGGATGTGGTTTCCGTTAAGCTGGATAACAG TGCCTCTGGAGCCAGCGTGGTGGCCATAGACAACAAGATCGAGCAGGCCATG gatctGGTGAAGAATCATCTGATGTACGCTGTCAGAGAGGAGGTGGAGATCCTGAAGGAGCAGATCCGAGAGCTGGTGGAGAAGAACTCCCAGCTGGAGCGTGAGAACACCCTCTTGAAGACCCTGGCGAGCCCAGAGCAGCTGGAGAAGTTCCAGTCTCGTCTGAGCCCCGAGGAGCCGGTTCCCGACACCCCGCAGGCGCCCGAGGCCCCCGGTGGTTCTGCGGTGTAA